From the genome of Impatiens glandulifera chromosome 9, dImpGla2.1, whole genome shotgun sequence, one region includes:
- the LOC124915289 gene encoding cis-prenyltransferase 4, chloroplastic-like, which produces MAIRSPTFFVKKAVASSSLSTFYVFTRAYSSTEDPITGADKLSLPEGLKRELMPRHVAVIMDGNSRWAKQRGQPQVFGHEAGIKSVTDLTDLSCKWGISVLSVYAFSYENWKRSKEETDFLMMLIDRWLRSELENYIRKGIRFSMIGDLSSLPKFLQDTIAKVEESTRANSRLHLVAAISYSGRRDLLKACKNIAEKVRAKSMEPEDINESLIDQELSTNCTLYPNPDLLIRTSGELRLSNFFLWQLAYSELFFSDALWPDFGEEDFLKALRSYQHRQRRYGERVQ; this is translated from the exons ATGGCGATCCGATCGCCGACTTTCTTCGTCAAGAAAGCAGTCGCTTCATCGTCCCTTTCGACATTCTACGTTTTCACTCGAGCTTATTCATCGACAGAGGATCCAATAACCGGCGCCGACAAGCTGTCTCTGCCCGAAGGACTCAAACGAGAGCTGATGCCGCGGCACGTCGCCGTCATCATGGACGGGAACTCGAGGTGGGCAAAGCAGAGAGGACAGCCGCAGGTTTTCGGCCATGAGGCCGGTATAAAATCTGTAACAGACCTCACAGACCTATCTTGCAAATGGGGGATTTCTGTCCTCTCTGTTTACGCCTTCTCCTACGAGAACTGGAAGCGCTCAAAg GAGGAGACTGATTTCTTGATGATGCTGATTGACAGATGGCTAAGATCAGAATTGGAGAACTATATAAG AAAGGGTATTCGTTTTTCCATGATTGGTGACCTTTCAAGCCTGCCCAAGTTTCTGCAAGACACAATTGCAAAAGTAGAAGAATCTACAAGGGCTAATTCAAGACTCCATCTTGTAGCTGCAATAAGTTACAGCGGACGTCGTGACCTCCTAAAGGCATGCAAGAACATAGCAGAGAAGGTAAGGGCCAAGTCAATGGAACCCGAAGACATAAACGAGAGCTTGATCGACCAGGAATTGTCGACCAACTGTACACTTTACCCAAACCCGGATCTTCTCATAAGAACAAGTGGGGAACTCAGACTAAGCAACTTCTTCTTGTGGCAGTTGGCCTATTCTGAGCTCTTCTTCTCCGATGCACTGTGGCCTGATTTTGGAGAAGAGGATTTCTTAAAGGCCTTGAGATCCTACCAACACAGACAAAGGCGTTATGGTGAACGAGTTCAATAA
- the LOC124915287 gene encoding uncharacterized protein LOC124915287, which translates to MDHIKGEIQLCISKIVNITILHCSLLSTEHPILCGTSLFLLLVYVFLPSLFYFLLYSFPIVVIITVAVKFAIDHRPCNKKNIKQEEQISTQTTTTPALQARTKSFNRAHSVRRRREQQSKVEEKDMVSSMQGASDILVDKAALIEDNPKDIQEVKVDDNANNNRIEGSPAVVSERVVKNEKKGSFKGGYHDGRSSDEDQEEEKKALEWTEDDQRNLTDLGLSEIERNKRLESLIAKRMARKLLSIQVRKTLMNMGNNKHPHISSILVPKANSDSQISPVPGSAPSVLLPNRNPFDLPYDSHEEKPNLTGDGLPEELVTNQPPKDLMFCRHVSFSQGVHFPCPEEFDKDRPAPFNFADKQSIRSIPEFSRLRKEPENKRDPNLSPKKASSRTGEGLLYTNKRVIHTPRNSIDSDMLVEMSETASQLDSASLGLEDDLGIAKPWAASSHLAGVEENESRSREVHEVSEKDVIAVGFARLNPICDDHVSLNEMIDEPEPGLVAEPPGLVAEPPALYPNDDRLVEASGSHSTHNNNINIIEEPGDQEQEKSSPTTTEKNIMNDVPANDNDILDFIKQTYGEGNSNGQRSAPSDENHMIAAPNDENQTNAAPSDENHTNVSSEDIIEDRHNELIDQNGHNQIAGLSDLIVHRNTDHTNDQQPIIESKERQETMIEGGPSDSSSSSTPESPSTMKGETGQFDANEGNSETVAYAGPLDSDDEAGPSNAVQETDTGPPFGSSSLSPKSVLQKKFSMASISSSDQINMETPQPEQQNEDVISVSPSSQHDIQTIQHEPSTHIETRQIPLEETMSSSTADPESVIIGPTQTQTVDGLKNEGEGSHNETVKLDDNEERNQEATESVEVDKDKSKETSEVKPVEELTYKNEDVNVINGS; encoded by the exons ATGGATCACATTAAAGGAGAAATTCAGCTTTGCATAAGCAAAATTGTAAACATTACCATATTACATTGTTCTCTTCTCTCAACGGAACATCCCATTCTTTGTGGCACTTCCTTATTCCTCCTACTTGTATACGTCTTTCTTCCTTCCCTTTTCTATTTCTTACTTTACTCTTTCCCCATTGTCGTCATCATCACCGTCGCTGTTAAATTTGCTATCGATCATCGCCCctgtaacaaaaaaaacatcaaacaagaaGAACAGATCAGTACCCAAACCACTACTACTCCCGCGCTTCAGGCTAGAACCAAGTCCTTCAATAGGGCTCACTCGGTTAGACGACGCAGGGAGCAGCAGAGTAAGGTAGAAGAAAAAGACATGGTCTCTTCGATGCAAGGAGCATCAGATATATTGGTTGATAAGGCTGCCCTAATTGAGGACAACCCGAAAGATATCCAAGAGGTGAAAGTAGACGACAATGCCAACAACAATCGTATTGAGGGCTCGCCAGCTGTTGTTTCGGAGAGGGTagtgaaaaatgagaagaaaggTTCATTCAAAGGAGGATATCATGATGGGAGAAGTTCGGatgaagatcaagaagaagaaaagaaagccCTAGAATGGACGGAAGATGATCAAAGGAACCTAACAGATCTCGGGCTTTCAGAGATTGAAAGAAACAAAAGACTGGAGAGTTTAATAGCAAAGAGAATGGCTAGAAAGTTGTTAAGCATTCAAGTCCGTAAAACACTTATGAATATGGGGAACAACAAGCATCCTCATATTTCTTCAATTCTAGTACCAAAGGCCAATTCCGATTCTCAAATATCTCCCGTACCCGGTTCTGCCCCTTCAGTTCTTTTGCCAAATCGAAACCCCTTTGACCTTCCTTACGATTCGCATGAAGAAAAACCCAACCTAACCGGGGATGGCTTGCCAGAAGAGTTGGTCACGAACCAACCACCCAAGGACTTGATGTTCTGCCGGCACGTTAGCTTCAGCCAGGGGGTCCATTTCCCTTGCCCTGAAGAATTTGATAAAGACCGACCCGCCCCTTTCAATTTTGCAGACAAGCAAAGCATTCGGAGCATACCAGAATTCTCACGGTTAAGAAAGGAACCAG AAAACAAAAGGGACCCAAATTTATCACCCAAAAAAGCTTCATCAAGAACTGGAGAAGGACTCCTTTACACAAACAAGAGAGTAATTCATACGCCAAGAAATTCTATAGATTCAGATATGCTTGTGGAGATGTCTGAGACGGCATCCCAGTTAGATTCAGCCTCCCTTGGGTTAGAGGATGACTTGGGCATTGCAAAACCATGGGCAGCCTCATCTCATCTTGCCGGGGTGGAAGAGAATGAATCAAGATCACGGGAAGTTCATGAAGTTAGTGAAAAAGATGTTATAGCCGTCGGATTTGCAAGACTCAATCCCATATGTGATGATCATGTCTCATTAAACGAGATGATAGATGAGCCCGAGCCTGGTTTGGTAGCAGAACCGCCTGGTTTGGTAGCAGAACCGCCTGCTTTGTATCCGAATGATGACAGGTTAGTCGAGGCTAGTGGATCACATTCAACACACAACAACAATATCAACATCATCGAAGAACCTGGTGACCAAGAACAG GAAAAATCAAGTCCTACTACAACGGAGAAGAACATTATGAATGATGTACCTGCAAATGACAATGATATCTTGgattttatcaaacaaacataTGGCGAAGGGAACTCAAATGGGCAAAGGTCTGCTCCCAGTGATGAAAATCATATGATTGCTGCTCCTAATGATGAAAATCAAACTAATGCTGCTCCCAGTGATGAAAATCATACTAATGTCTCATCTGAAGATATTATTGAAGATAGGCACAATGAATTAATAGACCAAAATGGGCACAACCAGATTGCTGGTTTGTCAGATTTGATTGTTCATAGGAACACCGACCACACAAATGACCAACAACCCATTATAGAATCAAAAGAACGACAGGAAACAATGATTGAAGGGGGGCCTTCAGACTCAAGCTCATCTTCAACTCCCGAATCTCCGTCTACCATGAAAGGCGAAACCGGTCAATTTGACGCGAATGAAGGAAATTCAGAGACAGTTGCATATGCAGGCCCATTAGACAGCGATGATGAGGCGGGTCCATCAAACGCGGTTCAAGAAACAGACACTGGTCCACCCTTTGGAAGTTCATCTCTATCTCCAAAATCTGTCCTGCAGAAGAAATTCTCAATGGCTTCAATTTCAAGCTCTGATCAGATCAACATGGAAACCCCACAACCTGAACAACAAAATGAAGATGTTATCAGTGTTTCACCATCATCTCAACATGACATCCAAACTATTCAACAT GAACCATCTACTCATATCGAAACAAGACAAATTCCTTTAGAGGAAACAATGTCCAGCTCTACTGCCGACCCTGAAAGCGTCATTATAGGACCGACACAGACCCAAACTGTCGATGGCTTGAAAAATGAAGGAGAG GGAAGTCATAATGAAACTGTAAAGTTGGACGACAATGAAGAAAGAAACCAGGAGGCAACCGAATCAGTCGAAGTTGACAAAGACAAATCTAAGGAAACGTCAGAAGTGAAGCCTGTGGAAGAGTTAACATATAAGAATGAAGATGTAAATGTCATAAATGGAAGTTGA